In Syntrophaceae bacterium, the sequence GATGCACCTCTCCTCCAGCTCCATGTCCAGGGCGTCGATCCGGTCGTCTTCGGCAACGACGCGGCGGGCCAGCAACGAATCGCGGTCCAGGAGCGATGCCATGGCCTGCTCGATGGCCTTTTCCGTGAGAGCCCCGATGTACAGCAGACCTTCCTTGACTTCCTGGAGCTCCCGTTCGTAGTGGCTGCTGGTGTGCCTCTTTTCTTCCATGGCCGTGCTCCTTTTTTCAGCCGAATCGGCCTGTGATGTAGTCTTCCGTCTGCTTCACGTCGGGTTTCGTGAAGATCTTTTCCGTCGCGTTGAATTCGATCAGCTTCCCCAGGTAGAAAAACCCCGTGAAGTCCGAGATGCGGGCCGCCTGTTGCATGTTGTGGGTGACGATGATGATGGTATACGTCTTTTTCAGCTCTTCGATCAACTCCTCGATTCTCGCCGTCGAGATGGGATCCAGGGCCGAGGTCGGCTCGTCCATGAGGAGGATGTCCGGCTTCATTGCCAGGGCCCGGGCGATGCACAGGCGCTGCTGCTGCCCGCCGGAGAGCATCATGGCCGACTGGCCGAGGATGTCCTTCACCTCGTCCCAAAGGACCGCCTGCCGGAGGCTCCGCTCCACCAGGGCCTCCAGATCCCCCTTGCCGCTGACCCCTGCCAGGCGGGGTCCGTAGGTGATGTTGTTGAAGATCGACTTCGGGAAAGGGTTGGGCTTCTGGAAGACCATGCCGATCCGGCGGCGGACCTCCACGGGATCCACGTCGGGGTCGTAGATGTTCCGGCCCTCGAAGAGGATCCGGCCTTCCACCCGGGACCCGTCGATCAGGTCGTTCATCCGGTTGAGGAGCCGGAGCAGGGTGGACTTGCCGCATCCCGAGGGGCCGATGAGGGCCGTCACCCGGTTCGTTTCGAAGGCCATGCTGACGTCCGTCAGGGCCCGGAAGGACCCGTAGTAAAAGTTGACGTCTTCCGCCCGGATGATGATCCGGTCTTCCTGATTCACCATTTCCATCTCCTGTGCGCTACCATTTCTTTCTCCTGCGGATCGTCGAGCGGATCAGGATGGCCACAAGGTCGATCCCGAGGACGAGGAGGATGAGCACGAGCACCGTCCCGTACTGGAGGGGCCGCGTTTCCTCGATGTGGGTTCCCGCCGTCGCCAGCACGTAGATGTGGTAGGGAAGCGCCATGACCTCGTCGAAGACGGACGTGGGGAGCTTGGCGGTGAAGAATGCCGCCGCCGTGAACATGATGGGCGCCGTCTCTCCGGCTGCCCGGCCGAGGCCGAGGATCGACCCCGTCAGGATTCCCGGCAGGGCCGTCGGCAGGACGATGCGCAGGATCGTCTGCCACTTCGACACGCCCAGTGCCAGTGACGCTTCCCGAAACGTCTGGGGGACCGACTTGAGGGCCTCCTCCGAGGCGCCGATGATGGTCGGCAGGATCAGGAATCCCAGCGTCAGGGCTCCCGCCAGGATGGAAGAGCCGAACTTCAGGAGAACGACGAAGAAGCCGAGGCCGAAGAGGCCGAAGACTACCGACGGCACCCCCGCCAGGCAGTTGATGCCGATCCGGATGACCCGGATGACCGGTCCCTGTTTTGCGTATTCGGTCAGATACACCGCCGAGACGATTCCCAGCGGCAGACCCACCGCGATGGCGCCGACGGTCAGATAGAGAGTCCCTACGATGGCCGGCATGATCCCACCCTTCGTCATGGCCTCCCTCGGCGGCTGGGTGATGAATTCCCAGCTCAGCGCTCCGATTCCATGGATGATGATGTAGGCCAGGATGCCCCCCAGGGCGAGGGCGAGGACGAAGGCCGACAGGCGCACGAGGCCGAAAAAGGCGTGCTGCTTGACGTATCGATAACGGAGGGAGGACGTGGTCATAGCGTTCCCGATCCGACCTCCTTGAATTTGTTGGAAATATAGTCTGCAACCAGGTTGAAGGCCAGGGTGATGAAAAAGAGCACCATGCCGGTCGCGAACAGGGCCTGGTAATGGAGGCTCCGGAACGGCGCCTCGCCCATCTCCGCGGCGATGCTGGCGGGCATGGGCCGGACCGAGTCGAAGAGGCTCTCGGGAATGGCGGCGGCGCCGCCGGCCACCATCAGCACGACCATGGTCTCCCCGATGGCCCGCGACATCCCGAGGATGACCGCTGTCGAGATTCCCGAGAGTGCCGACGGGATGACCACCCGGAGGATGGTCTCGTGGGTCGTCGCCCCCAGGGCGTAGGACGCCTCCTTGTATTCCCGGGGGACGGCGTAGAGGGCGTCCTCGGATATGCTGGCGATGGTGGGAACCGCCATCAGGGCGAGGATCGAGGAGGCGTTGACGATGTTCAGGCCCGTGGGCAGGTCGAAGGTATCCTGGAGCCAGGGGGCCACGACGACCATGCCGAAGAAGCCGAGGACCACCGAGGGAAGCCCCGCCAGAAGCTCGATGACGGACTTGAAGACGTCCTTGACGGCGCCGGGCGCCACCTCGGCGATGTAGACGGCCGTCAGGACGCCGACGGGGATGGCGATCAGCGTCGCCAGGACCGTCACAATGACGGACCCCACGATCAGGGGCCAGATCCCGAACGATGGCGGATCATACGTCGGATACCACTCCATTCCGAAGAGGAAGTCCTTTACGGACACATGACGGAAGAGGGGCAGTCCCTCCCGGAAGAGGGACACGACGATCAGGCCCAGGATCAGGATCGAAACGAGGGCAAAGGAAAAGAAGACCGCCCGGATGGCGGTCTCCTTCTGTCTCCGGTTCATGATTCGCTCCCTGAGTTACTTCTTGCCCTTCCCGCCGGGGGCGTCGGCCTTGAGGGGCACGAAACCCTCTTTGGCGACGATCTTCTGGCCTGCCGGTCCCTTCACGAAGGCGAGGAACTTCGCCGTCTCTCCCTTGGGCTCGCCGTTGGTGTACATGTAGAGCTCCCGGGACATGGGGTACTGCCGGGAGAGGGCCGTCTCCGGGGTTGCCTGGACGCCGGCCACCGCAAGGCCCTTCACGCCCTTCTTCACGTAGCCCATTCCGAGGTAGCCGATGCTGTAGCGGTTCTTCGAAACGGCGGTGTAGACGGCGCCGTTGGAGGCCAGCATCTGGGCCCGGGGGGAGACCTTGGTCTTCTTCATTACGAAATGGTCCCAGGATTCGAAGGTTCCCGACGAGGAGTCGCGGGAGATGGCGACGATCTTCATGTCCTTGCCGCCCACTTCCTTCCAG encodes:
- a CDS encoding phosphate ABC transporter ATP-binding protein: MVNQEDRIIIRAEDVNFYYGSFRALTDVSMAFETNRVTALIGPSGCGKSTLLRLLNRMNDLIDGSRVEGRILFEGRNIYDPDVDPVEVRRRIGMVFQKPNPFPKSIFNNITYGPRLAGVSGKGDLEALVERSLRQAVLWDEVKDILGQSAMMLSGGQQQRLCIARALAMKPDILLMDEPTSALDPISTARIEELIEELKKTYTIIIVTHNMQQAARISDFTGFFYLGKLIEFNATEKIFTKPDVKQTEDYITGRFG
- the pstA gene encoding phosphate ABC transporter permease PstA, which encodes MTTSSLRYRYVKQHAFFGLVRLSAFVLALALGGILAYIIIHGIGALSWEFITQPPREAMTKGGIMPAIVGTLYLTVGAIAVGLPLGIVSAVYLTEYAKQGPVIRVIRIGINCLAGVPSVVFGLFGLGFFVVLLKFGSSILAGALTLGFLILPTIIGASEEALKSVPQTFREASLALGVSKWQTILRIVLPTALPGILTGSILGLGRAAGETAPIMFTAAAFFTAKLPTSVFDEVMALPYHIYVLATAGTHIEETRPLQYGTVLVLILLVLGIDLVAILIRSTIRRRKKW
- the pstC gene encoding phosphate ABC transporter permease subunit PstC, with the translated sequence MNRRQKETAIRAVFFSFALVSILILGLIVVSLFREGLPLFRHVSVKDFLFGMEWYPTYDPPSFGIWPLIVGSVIVTVLATLIAIPVGVLTAVYIAEVAPGAVKDVFKSVIELLAGLPSVVLGFFGMVVVAPWLQDTFDLPTGLNIVNASSILALMAVPTIASISEDALYAVPREYKEASYALGATTHETILRVVIPSALSGISTAVILGMSRAIGETMVVLMVAGGAAAIPESLFDSVRPMPASIAAEMGEAPFRSLHYQALFATGMVLFFITLAFNLVADYISNKFKEVGSGTL
- a CDS encoding phosphate ABC transporter substrate-binding protein — protein: MNIWKKAILALLCCMLTVAPAIAAESIVIKGSTTVLPIAQGALEAYMKAHKGVQISLSGGGSGEGIKAIVDGTADIGNSSREIKKDEISLAQKKGVKPVAHIVAFDALVPVVHPSNPVQGLTVEQLSLIYQGKITNWKEVGGKDMKIVAISRDSSSGTFESWDHFVMKKTKVSPRAQMLASNGAVYTAVSKNRYSIGYLGMGYVKKGVKGLAVAGVQATPETALSRQYPMSRELYMYTNGEPKGETAKFLAFVKGPAGQKIVAKEGFVPLKADAPGGKGKK